CTATTTTTACGAACATACGGAAGTCTTCCTCGTAAACAACGTCCGGAAAAAAATGGAATCAGGAACCTTGAACTACAAAGGTCTCATCTTCGGAGATTCCAGAAGTATGTCTTTGATTCCATCCAAGGAATCGAACCTTTACAACTTCAGCCTTCCCGCGATGGGGGCAAGATACTATCCGCATTACCTAGCAAAGTATTTGAAAGCAGGAAATAAAAAACCGGAATTCATCCTATTCGCATCCAGTCCGGGTTTGATTGCGGGTGGATACGGGAATCCGATCGTGGACCCTGCGCTTATCAAATATGTTAAACCGAACATGGAACTTCCGGAATATCTTGAGACTCGTTTTATCTCGGGTCTAACATATAAGAATTTCATAATGGAATCTGGAAGCGAAAGTATGCAGAAAACGGTTTCCGAGATCAATTGGAAATTCTTTTCCCATCGAATCCTTCATCTTTTTTCCATCGGAGAAATGTTCGACCAATACAAGGGACCGGAACTACTCTACGTTCTTTCCGCTTCGATCCCGAACGTATTCTCAACGTATCGATACAGAAAAGCTCTTCTCAACGTTTTCTCCTATGAGAACTACAAACCCGCTGAAGCAACGATGAAACTGGATTGCGGTTGTGAAGAACTTTATACTCCGCAGTGTATGGCTCCGGAAAGTAACGTAAGGGACAATCGGTGGATTGCGAATAAGATCTCCTTTCAAAACGGTGGTTTGAATATTTCGGATCGTATCAAACCGCAACACGCACTTCTCTATCAAATGAGCCAGGACAAACTCAAAGAAGAAATTCTTTCCCCTTACAAGGAAGAACCTCATTTTGATTTTTCGGCTTTCGAGGACTTTCTGCGATATACGGAATCTCAGAACATCCAGGTTTTTTATCTCGTGATGCCCTTTCCGGATTATATCGAAGGAACCGGATACTTTTCAAAGTTTTGGAAGGCCTTTGCACCTCTTCAGACAAAGTATCCACATCTCAAAGTACTCGAATTTGAAAAACCGTTTTTGAAACCCGATTTTTATTCGGATCAGATACACTTGAACTGTCAAGGCGCGAAAGTTACGAATGAAATGTTTCGAAAATTAGGTTTTTGAAGAATGAATTTGGTGCTTTTCCTCTTTTCCACTTCACGGTTTGATTGAGTCTGCAAACGACCGTGGGAACTCCCTCGTTTTCCACTTCACGGTTTGATTGAGTCTGCAAACGACCGTGGGAACTCCCTCGTTTTCCGCTTCACGGTTTGATTGAGTCGACAAACGACCGTGGGAACTCCCTCGTTTTCCACTTCACAGTTTGATTGAGTCTACAAACAAGTGCGGGAACTCCCTCGTTGTCCTCTTCACGGATTGATTGAGTCTGCAAACAAGTGTGGGAACTCCCTCGTTGTCCGCTTCACGGATTGATTGAGTCTACAAACGACTGTGGGAACTCCCTCGTTTTCCACTTCACAGTTTGATTGAGTCTACAAACAAGTGCGGGAACTCCCTCGTTGTCCTCTTCACGGATTGATTGAGTCTGCAAACAAGTGTGGGAACTCCCTCGTTGTCCGCTTCACGGATTGATTGAGTCTACAAACGACTGTGGGAACTCCCTCGTTGTCCTCTTCACGGATTGATTGAGTCTACAAATAAGTGTGGGAACTTCCTCTTTTTCCGCTTCACGGATTGATTGAGTCTACAAACCAGTGTGGGAACTCCTTACTTTAGCTGTTTTTCCAGATCTTCCACAGAACTCACGGGGAGTTTGCAAGAAAAGTTTTCGCAAACATAGGCGAGCGCGTTCCCACCACTATCCCGTCCTTCAAAAAGCGCGGATAACGTTCTCGCTTCTTCCAATTCTTCCTCGACGATCACGGCGACCGCGGCCTTCGGAAGATACTTCTTTTGAATCACGGATAAGAGCTCCTTTCCCGAGTCCCGATTCTTCCGTATCAAAACGATCTCTTGAGAATGGTTCTTATATTTCCAATAAGCCGAGAGCATATAAGGGTAACTGAGAGCGTGTGTGGAAAGTTCCTTCGTAAAGAAAACGAAGATCGACTCAGCGATTTCGCGATACCGATCCGAGTCGACCCCAAGCGAAGACAAACGCACTAAAGAATCCGCCAAAGAACTGTTCGCCGAAGGTTCCACTCCGTCATATCCGTCCACGCTCCTTCTCAAAAGATTCTCCCCGTCGCTTCCCGTATCGTAAAAGACGCCGGCCGGAGAACGGAACAATCGAATGACGTCCTCCATCCATCGCACCGCGTTTTTTAAATAACGGATTCCGCGACCGGTTTCGAAAAGAGCGATCGAAGCGGAAATCATTTCCGCGTAATCATTACTATATCCTAATATACCGGATTCTCCGTCTCGAAAACGACGCAAAATTCTTCCCTCTTTTGAAATCAGATTTTTTTCAAGAAAGGAATAGGTTTCCTCAGCGAGATTCAGAAACTCCTCTTTTTGAAACGCGGCTCCGGCCTTTACGAGGGCTTTGATATACAATCCGTTCCATGAAGTGAGAATCTTATCGTCTCTCAGAGGACGAATTCTCTGACTTCTTCTTTCTAAGAGTTTTTTCTTTCCTCTCTCCAGAGCGGATTCGACTTTCCTTTTTTGTTCATCGGTAAAATTTACGGTGCTCGTTCGAAAACGTTCGTGCAAAATATTCTTCCCTTCGAAGTTTCCTCCCTCGCTCACGTTCCAATAGCGTTCGAGTATCGTAGAATCTTCTCCGCAGACTTCTCGAAATTCTTTTAGATCCCAGATATAAAACAATCCTTCCTCGCCTTCCGAGTCCGCGTCCTCA
This Leptospira stimsonii DNA region includes the following protein-coding sequences:
- a CDS encoding thioredoxin domain-containing protein encodes the protein MVECRKFFTNRKISFTRPKENNSMKLNPQNANRLAKEKSPYLQQHATNPVDWYPWGEEAFAKAREEDRMIFLSIGYATCHWCHVMERESFENQTIADYLNSHFVSIKVDREERPDIDRIYMDALHAMDQQGGWPLNIFLTPEGKPITGGTYFPPEPKYGRKSFLEVLNILNKVWGEKRQELIAASSELSQYLKESGEARAATKVEGDFPLENCFESGFTLYEGYYDSDFGGFKTNHTNKFPPSMGLSFLLKYHHSSGNKKALEMVEDTLLAMKQGGIYDQVGGGLCRYSTDHHWLVPHFEKMLYDNSLFLETLVECSQVSSKIPAESFAMDVISYLHRDMRIPGGGICSAEDADSEGEEGLFYIWDLKEFREVCGEDSTILERYWNVSEGGNFEGKNILHERFRTSTVNFTDEQKRKVESALERGKKKLLERRSQRIRPLRDDKILTSWNGLYIKALVKAGAAFQKEEFLNLAEETYSFLEKNLISKEGRILRRFRDGESGILGYSNDYAEMISASIALFETGRGIRYLKNAVRWMEDVIRLFRSPAGVFYDTGSDGENLLRRSVDGYDGVEPSANSSLADSLVRLSSLGVDSDRYREIAESIFVFFTKELSTHALSYPYMLSAYWKYKNHSQEIVLIRKNRDSGKELLSVIQKKYLPKAAVAVIVEEELEEARTLSALFEGRDSGGNALAYVCENFSCKLPVSSVEDLEKQLK